In the Gossypium raimondii isolate GPD5lz chromosome 9, ASM2569854v1, whole genome shotgun sequence genome, one interval contains:
- the LOC105799971 gene encoding 40S ribosomal protein S4: MARGLKKHLKRLNAPRHWMLDKLGGAFAPKPSSGPHKSRECLPLILILRNRLKYALTYREVIAILMQRHVMVDGKVRTDKTYPAGFMDVVSIPKTNEDFRLLYDTKGRFRLHAITGDETKFKLCKVRSVQFGQKGIPYLNTYDGRTIRYPDPLIKANDTIKLDLESNKIVDFIKFDVGNVVMVTGGRNRGRVGVIKNREKHKGSFETIHVQDAAGHEFATRLGNVFTIGKGTKPWVSLPKGKGIKLSIIEEARKRLAAQNAA; encoded by the exons ATg GCTAGAGGATTGAAGAAACACTTGAAGAGGCTCAATGCCCCTAGGCATTGGATGCTTGACAAGCTTGGTGGTGCTTTT GCACCCAAGCCATCATCTGGACCCCACAAATCCAGGGAATGCTTGCCATTAATTCTCATTCTGCGAAACAGATTGAAGTATGCTCTCACGTACAGAGAAGTTATTGCTATTCTCATGCAGAGGCATGTCATGGTTGATGGGAAGGTTCGGACCGATAAGACTTATCCTGCTGGTTTCATGG ATGTTGTGTCCATTCCTAAAACAAATGAGGACTTCCGTCTCCTTTATGACACCAAAGGGCGTTTCCGTCTCCATGCCATCACGGGTGATGAAACCAAG TTTAAGCTTTGCAAGGTTAGGTCTGTCCAGTTTGGCCAGAAAGGCATTCCATACCTCAATACATATGATGGGCGTACCATCCGCTACCCGGACCCTCTGATCAAGGCTAATGACACCATCAAGCTGGACCTTGAGAGCAACAAAATTGTTGATTTCATCAAGTTTGATGTCGGAAATGTTGTCATGGTGACTGGAGGAAGGAACAGAGGTCGTGTGGGAGTGATTAAGAACAGGGAGAAGCACAAGGGTAGCTTTGAGACAATCCACGTTCAGGATGCTGCTGGGCATGAGTTTGCAACTCGTCTTGGTAATGTGTTCACAATTGGAAAAGGAACGAAGCCATGGGTATCCCTTCCCAAGGGCAAGGGTATTAAGTTGTCCATCATTGAGGAAGCTAGGAAGAGGCTTGCAGCCCAAAATGCTGCTTGA